One window from the genome of Rhodobacteraceae bacterium S2214 encodes:
- a CDS encoding DUF1244 domain-containing protein: MDDQTRIEIEAAAFRRLQKHLMEDRPDAQNIDMMNLAGFCRNCLSRWYQEAANERGIEMDKDAGREAFYGMPFADWRDKHQTDASDAAKAAFAESHPEK, from the coding sequence ATGGACGACCAAACCCGCATCGAGATCGAAGCCGCCGCTTTCCGCCGCCTGCAGAAGCATTTAATGGAAGATCGGCCTGACGCCCAAAACATCGATATGATGAACCTTGCAGGGTTTTGCCGGAATTGCCTGAGCCGCTGGTACCAAGAAGCCGCCAATGAACGCGGTATTGAGATGGACAAAGACGCAGGGCGTGAAGCGTTCTACGGAATGCCGTTTGCCGATTGGCGCGACAAACACCAGACAGACGCGTCCGATGCGGCCAAAGCCGCATTCGCGGAAAGCCATCCAGAGAAGTAA
- a CDS encoding N-formylglutamate amidohydrolase yields MTVEYFTTLEPKNPSRWLITSDHASNHVPEWVNGGDLGLPAADMERHIAYDIGAAGVTHGLATALGATAILSNFSRLVIDPNRGERDPTLLMRLSDGTIIPANHYADAVEKERRLDRLHRPYHAALADLAARRDDTVICSVHSFTPQMRGRPPRPWEIGVLYADDDRLARPLIAACEAMGWCVGDNAPYVGYFPDDAIDRHATAHNRPNVLIELRNDLIADAAGQALWAGRLAPILDKVLADTGL; encoded by the coding sequence ATGACTGTTGAATATTTCACCACTCTTGAGCCCAAAAACCCGTCTCGCTGGTTAATTACGAGCGATCACGCGTCAAATCACGTGCCGGAATGGGTGAATGGGGGCGATCTTGGCCTGCCTGCGGCGGACATGGAACGCCACATTGCCTATGATATTGGCGCCGCTGGGGTGACCCACGGGCTTGCAACTGCCCTAGGGGCAACTGCGATTCTATCCAACTTCTCGCGGTTGGTGATTGATCCGAACCGTGGTGAACGTGACCCGACCCTGCTGATGCGTCTTTCCGATGGCACAATCATTCCCGCCAACCATTACGCAGATGCAGTTGAAAAGGAACGTCGGCTTGACCGGTTGCATCGCCCCTATCACGCCGCACTTGCTGATCTGGCTGCTCGGCGCGACGACACGGTGATTTGTTCTGTTCATTCGTTTACGCCACAAATGCGAGGACGCCCGCCGCGCCCGTGGGAGATCGGTGTGCTTTATGCGGATGATGACCGTCTGGCGCGTCCGCTGATTGCCGCCTGTGAAGCGATGGGTTGGTGTGTCGGCGACAACGCCCCCTATGTTGGCTATTTCCCCGACGATGCGATTGATCGTCATGCAACGGCCCACAATCGCCCGAATGTCCTGATCGAATTGCGCAATGATTTGATCGCGGATGCTGCCGGACAGGCCTTGTGGGCTGGCAGGCTCGCCCCGATATTAGACAAAGTTCTGGCCGATACCGGCCTGTGA
- the pyk gene encoding pyruvate kinase → MRRHRNVKIVATLGPASNDYDMIRKLVEAGADVFRLNMSHGDHSEIKVRHEIIRQVEKDLNSPIGILADLQGPKLRVGVFANDDGEELVPGADFRLDLDDAPGDLTRVQLPHTEIFDALEPGAHLLVNDGKIKLRVKDCGATFANCEVIVGGVISNRKGVNVPDVTLPLAALSPKDLKDLEFVCELGVDWLALSFVQRAADVEQARKLCNGRAAILSKIEKPNAVKAFEEILAVSDGIMVARGDLGVELPVQNVPPIQKSLIRKCRAAAKPVIVATQMLESMIDSPMPTRAEVSDVATAIYEGTDAIMLSAESAAGSYPVEAVTTMSNVAAEVEADPTYTDIIEASRNSTGKTVADGIVSAAREIAETTDVKAICCFSQSGTTASLVARERPRVPIVAMTSSPEIARRLCLTWGTNCVVTGDVHRFKDAVIAAVRAAKAEDLVDESDMIVVTAGVPFNTPGTTNILRVAPCAEKLIFTADAD, encoded by the coding sequence ATGAGACGTCACCGCAATGTCAAAATCGTCGCAACACTAGGACCAGCATCTAACGACTACGACATGATCCGTAAGTTGGTTGAAGCCGGTGCCGACGTGTTCCGTCTGAATATGTCCCACGGTGATCATTCCGAAATCAAAGTGCGTCACGAAATCATTCGCCAAGTTGAAAAAGACCTCAACAGCCCGATCGGTATTCTGGCCGACCTTCAGGGGCCAAAACTGCGTGTTGGTGTGTTTGCAAACGACGATGGCGAAGAACTGGTGCCGGGCGCAGATTTCCGTCTCGACCTTGATGACGCGCCGGGTGATCTGACCCGCGTACAGCTGCCGCACACTGAAATTTTCGACGCACTTGAACCGGGCGCGCACCTGCTGGTGAACGACGGTAAGATCAAGCTGCGTGTCAAAGACTGCGGCGCGACTTTCGCGAACTGCGAAGTCATCGTTGGCGGCGTGATTTCCAACCGTAAAGGCGTGAACGTGCCTGACGTGACACTGCCATTGGCCGCGCTGTCTCCAAAAGATCTGAAAGACCTCGAATTCGTGTGCGAATTGGGCGTGGACTGGCTGGCGCTGTCCTTCGTGCAGCGTGCCGCTGACGTCGAACAAGCCCGCAAACTGTGCAACGGGCGTGCGGCGATCTTGTCCAAGATTGAAAAGCCAAACGCGGTGAAGGCGTTCGAAGAAATCCTCGCGGTGTCCGACGGTATCATGGTTGCGCGTGGCGATCTGGGTGTTGAACTGCCTGTGCAGAACGTCCCACCAATCCAGAAAAGCTTGATCCGTAAATGCCGTGCGGCTGCCAAGCCAGTGATCGTGGCGACACAGATGCTCGAATCCATGATCGACAGCCCGATGCCGACACGTGCCGAAGTCTCTGACGTCGCAACCGCGATCTACGAAGGCACGGACGCGATCATGTTGTCTGCAGAATCTGCGGCTGGGTCTTATCCGGTTGAAGCCGTGACAACGATGTCCAATGTAGCCGCCGAAGTCGAAGCTGACCCAACCTACACCGACATCATCGAAGCATCCCGCAATTCCACTGGTAAAACAGTGGCCGACGGGATCGTTTCTGCGGCGCGTGAAATTGCGGAAACCACAGACGTCAAAGCAATCTGCTGTTTCTCCCAATCTGGGACAACAGCATCCTTGGTTGCACGCGAACGCCCGCGGGTGCCGATCGTTGCGATGACCAGCTCACCTGAAATCGCGCGGCGTTTGTGCCTGACATGGGGCACCAACTGCGTGGTCACGGGCGACGTTCACCGGTTTAAGGATGCGGTGATCGCGGCTGTGCGTGCGGCAAAGGCTGAAGACTTGGTCGACGAATCCGACATGATCGTTGTAACAGCTGGTGTGCCCTTCAACACACCGGGTACGACGAACATCTTGCGGGTTGCCCCATGTGCAGAAAAGTTGATTTTCACAGCAGATGCTGATTA